In Amycolatopsis jiangsuensis, the following proteins share a genomic window:
- a CDS encoding QsdR family transcriptional regulator, with the protein MRHSGRRLIRATLRANVSSIDTPLSSRAPRPDAVAAFRLARGRFRDGRRVDLRDLVTELGVSRATLHRWVGSRDHLLGEILWAETAAVLDNVSFTGRGGEGIAEAIGTFVHTVNGSAPFRAFLRREPERALRLLTTKASLVQSRTIDKLRTLLSGEITAGRLSTPLPAADLAYLLVRVGESFIYTDVITGDEPDAAKAHTAARMLLGAHFRDATTAS; encoded by the coding sequence ATGAGACATTCTGGCAGACGTCTCATTCGCGCGACACTCCGTGCTAACGTCTCGTCCATCGACACGCCGCTCTCCTCCCGTGCCCCGCGTCCCGACGCCGTCGCGGCGTTCCGGCTCGCACGCGGCCGGTTCCGCGATGGCCGGCGCGTCGACCTGCGGGACCTCGTCACCGAACTCGGCGTCAGCCGGGCCACCCTGCACCGCTGGGTCGGCAGCCGAGACCACCTGCTCGGCGAGATCCTGTGGGCGGAAACAGCGGCCGTACTGGACAACGTGTCGTTCACCGGACGCGGCGGCGAGGGCATCGCGGAAGCGATCGGCACCTTCGTGCACACGGTGAACGGCTCCGCGCCGTTCCGCGCCTTCCTGCGCCGGGAACCGGAACGCGCCCTGCGCCTGCTGACCACGAAGGCCAGCCTCGTGCAGTCACGCACGATCGACAAGCTGCGCACTTTGCTGTCCGGCGAAATCACCGCGGGACGGCTGAGCACGCCGCTACCGGCAGCGGACCTGGCCTATCTCCTGGTCCGCGTCGGCGAATCGTTCATCTACACCGACGTGATCACCGGCGACGAACCCGACGCGGCGAAGGCGCACACGGCGGCCCG